From the Nitrospirota bacterium genome, the window ATCCTGCGATACTTTTAAAAATAATACTATATGCCTATTCCAAGGGGATAACTACAAGCAGGCAGATAGCGCAATGCTGTCAGGAGAACATAATATTCATGGCCTTGTCAGCAGACACGCGGCCTCATTTTACAACCATAGCTGATTTCATATCATCGGCAGACCAGGAGATAATCCGGTTATTTCTTGAAGTCTTAATGACATGTGATGAAATGGGGCTGATAGGCAAGGAGATGTTTGCAATAGACGGCTGCAAGATGCCCTCCAATGCCTCAAAGGAATGGAGCGGAACCAAAGAAGAGCTTCAGCACAAGAAAGACAAGATGGAGAAGGCGATAAAGCAGATACTTGCAAGGCATCGGGAGATGGACAAAAAGGAAAAAGACAAGGAGATAATCAAGCAGGAAGAAAAATACGCACAGACCATCAAAGATAAAGTAAAGAAGATAAAACAGTTTCTAAAAGAAAACGATGATAAGCCCGGCAAGACTGGAAAGCCCATAAAGAGCAATATCACGGACAATGAAAGCGCCAAGATGAAGACCTCACATGGAGTGATACAGGGCTATAACGGAGTGGCGGTAGTTGACGATAAACATCAGATCATAGTGCATGCAGAGGCCTTTGGAGCAGCACAGGAACACGATCTTCTTAAGCCAATGATAGAAGGGACAAAAGAGAACTTCAGGGAACTTGGTGACAACAACGTATTTGAAAAGACAAAACTTGTAGCAGACACCGGATACCACACAGAGGCAAACATGCAGATGGTGATGGAAGAAGGGATAGATGCATACATACCAGATACCCAGTTTCGAAAGAGAGACCCGAGATTTGCAGATGCGGACAGATATAAAGAGAGGTCACGGAAGGAACTAAGAGAACTTCATGGGGCAAAAATGTTATACCGTGCAAAAGACTTTACACTGAGTCAAGACAAGAGATTCTGCATTTGTCCTGCTGGAAAACGACTTTATAGAAACGGCGGCAATGTAATACTGGACAGGAATACAGCGATCAAATTCAGAAGCTGTAAGACCCGCTGCCGTGTATGCGAAGTGAGAGAAAAATGTTTAAGGAATCCTGAGACCAGTGAAGTGAGACAGGTATGCTTTATTCAGGGGCGCATAGCTGATATTTCAGAGACTTTTACAGAAAAGATGAAACAAAAGATAGATTCGATAAAAGGCAGACTTCTTTACAGCAGAAGACTCGGGATAGCAGAGCCTCC encodes:
- a CDS encoding transposase; translated protein: MTTSRQIAQCCQENIIFMALSADTRPHFTTIADFISSADQEIIRLFLEVLMTCDEMGLIGKEMFAIDGCKMPSNASKEWSGTKEELQHKKDKMEKAIKQILARHREMDKKEKDKEIIKQEEKYAQTIKDKVKKIKQFLKENDDKPGKTGKPIKSNITDNESAKMKTSHGVIQGYNGVAVVDDKHQIIVHAEAFGAAQEHDLLKPMIEGTKENFRELGDNNVFEKTKLVADTGYHTEANMQMVMEEGIDAYIPDTQFRKRDPRFADADRYKERSRKELRELHGAKMLYRAKDFTLSQDKRFCICPAGKRLYRNGGNVILDRNTAIKFRSCKTRCRVCEVREKCLRNPETSEVRQVCFIQGRIADISETFTEKMKQKIDSIKGRLLYSRRLGIAEPP